GCGTATCGCCGTGGTGCTGGCTGTCCAGCGACTTAAGAATCTCTTTCGCGTGATTGAGATGCTGCTCGGTCGTCTGAGCGGCCTGCGCCAACGTTTCCTTCATCTCCGGCGAGGCGTGGCGTTCCAAGACTTTCAGGCCGACCAGCATGTGCTGGTGGGAAAAGACTTGGGCGGCCATGTAGCAGCGATCGACTTCATTGGCCGGCTTCGCCGCCAGCTCTTCCTGGGCGCTGCGAATGCATTCCTGAGCGATTTCGCGCTTGATGGCGACGAAATCCGCTTCGTTGCTTTCGCGGCGTTCCGTGCGGGCTTCGCGGCGTTCCGTGCGGCGTTGTTCGCCGTTAGGCTCGTCGACCTGCACGTTTACATCCGCCTGGCCGGCGCCGGCACGGACATTGACGTCCGCCGGCTGGTCAGACTTGGCATTCGTCGCGCTCAGATTGACTTCCTTGGCGCCGAATTGTCCCAGCTTTTCGAGCATGGCCTGATGATCGCGGACCATCTGCTGGGCGAATTGCTTGGCCTGGTCGTTCTGCAGGCGCTGCGCGGCGAATTCAGCGACCTGAATTTCCGCACTGTTGTCGATCGCCAGGCAGGTGGCGAACATCGCGTCTTTTGTGTTGGCTTCGCGGCGGCCCTCGCGGCGGGCTCCCTCGCGTTCACCCTGCTGCCGTTCTGTGGCGGCCGGTTGGCGGCGCTCCGTCTCCGTGTTCGACTGCTGGGCGAGGGCCATTCCGGCGCTCAAGGCAATCGAACCCACGGTTAAGGCTGGCGTCCATCTCATGATTGGCTCCTTCTTCGCGCTACTGTGGCGCTTCAAGTGTTCCTGTGGTCGGCGAGGGATTCCTAGGCATCTTTGATGCCAAAGACTCCCGTAAGAGAAAGTGCGGGCGGTGATTCGATCAGAATGCGTAAAACACGCATAACTTGCGGGCAAAGTGCGGGGTTATTCATCTCGCATGCATCCATGTTCGCGAAAGTTTTTGGCGAATGGTGTTTGGAGTGTCGATGAATTGACCGCCTTGGTTGTCCGCGATCCAACGGAATGGTCTCTACCAAGGCTTCAGCTTCCAGCCGAGAATGAAGCCGACGCCGAGGCACACCAGCGCAGCGTGCGCAGGGTTTTGTTTCGCGTAGCAGCTCATGTACTCGACGAGGTCTTCTTTCACGTCGACCGCTTGCACGCGCGGCGCATTGGCTTCGCGGCGAGCATTTTCCAGAGACTGCGATTTCGTCGCTGATGTCGTAGACATGGGAAATTATCTCCTGAACATGGTTGAGATCATTCAATCCGGGTAATACTCGTCGTCCTCATTATCTTCCGAGGGGGACGAGACGTGCCAACTGGCAAACACGCTGCGCAGGTTTTGT
The window above is part of the Planctomycetia bacterium genome. Proteins encoded here:
- a CDS encoding DUF4142 domain-containing protein: MRWTPALTVGSIALSAGMALAQQSNTETERRQPAATERQQGEREGARREGRREANTKDAMFATCLAIDNSAEIQVAEFAAQRLQNDQAKQFAQQMVRDHQAMLEKLGQFGAKEVNLSATNAKSDQPADVNVRAGAGQADVNVQVDEPNGEQRRTERREARTERRESNEADFVAIKREIAQECIRSAQEELAAKPANEVDRCYMAAQVFSHQHMLVGLKVLERHASPEMKETLAQAAQTTEQHLNHAKEILKSLDSQHHGDTPATSGTTSR